The proteins below are encoded in one region of Manis pentadactyla isolate mManPen7 chromosome 2, mManPen7.hap1, whole genome shotgun sequence:
- the PAX8 gene encoding paired box protein Pax-8 isoform X3: protein MPHNSIRSGHGGLNQLGGAFVNGRPLPEVVRQRIVDLAHQGVRPCDISRQLRVSHGCVSKILGSRYYETGSIRPGVIGGSKPKVATPKVVEKIGDYKRQNPTMFAWEIRDRLLAEGVCDNDTVPSVSSINRIIRTKVQQPFNLPMDSCVATKSLSPGHTLIPSSAVTPPESPQSDSLGSTYSINGLLGIAQPAGDGKRKMDDSDQDSCRLSIDSQGSGGPRKHLRTDAFSQHHLEPLECPFGQHYQEAHASPSHTKGEQGLYPLPLLNSALDDGKATLTPSSTPLGRNLSTHQPYPGVADPHSPFAIKQETPEVSSSSSTPSSLSSSAFLDLQQVASGVPAGASVPPFNAFPHAASVYGQFTGQALLSGREMVGPTLPGYPPHIPTSGQGSYASSAIAGMVAGSEYSGNAYGHTPYSSYSEAWRFPNSSLLSSPYYYSSTSRPSAPPTTATAFDHL from the exons GCCATGGAGGGCTGAACCAGCTAGGAGGGGCCTTTGTGAATGGCAGGCCTCTGCCTGAAGTGGTGCGTCAGCGCATCGTGGACCTGGCCCACCAGGGCGTGAGGCCCTGCGACATTTCCCGCCAGCTCCGTGTCAGCCATGGCTGTGTCAGCAAGATCCTTGGCAG TAGGTACTACGAGACTGGTAGCATCCGGCCTGGAGTGATAGGGGGCTCCAAGCCCAAGGTGGCCACCCCCAAGGTGGtggagaagattggagactacaAGCGGCAGAACCCTACCATGTTTGCCTGGGAGATCCGAGACCGGCTCCTGGCCGAGGGCGTCTGTGACAACGACACTGTGCCCAGTGTCAGCTCCATCAACAG AATCATTAGGACCAAAGTGCAGCAACCATTCAACCTCCCCATGGACAGCTGTGTGGCTACCAAATCCCTGAGCCCAGGACACACACTTA TCCCCAGCTCAGCCGTGACACCCCCAGAGTCACCCCAGTCGGATTCTTTGGGCTCCACCTACTCCATCAATGGGCTCCTGGGGATCGCTCAGCCTGCTGGCGATGGCAAGAGGAAGATGGATGACA GTGACCAGGACAGCTGCCGGCTGAGCATCGACTCCCAGGGCAGCGGTGGGCCCCGCAAGCACCTTCGCACGGACGCCTTCAGCCAGCACCATCTGGAGCCACTTGAGTGCCCCTTTGGGCAGCACTACCAGGAGGCCCACGCCTCCCCCAGCCACACCAAAGGCGAGCAG GGCCTCTACCCGCTGCCCTTGCTCAACAGCGCCCTGGACGACGGGAAGGCCACCCTGACCCCTTCCAGTACACCCTTGGGGCGCAACCTCTCAACTCACCAGCCCTATCCCGGGGTGGCAG aTCCTCATTCACCCTTCGCCATAAAGCAGGAAACCCCCGAGGTGTCCAGTTCTAGCTCCACCCCTTCCTCTTTATCTAGCTCCGCCTTTTTGGATCTGCAGCAAGTCGCCTCCGGGGTCCCAGCAGGTGCCTCGGTCCCACCCTTCAATGCCTTTCCCCATGCTGCCTCCGTGTACGGGCAGTTCACGGGCCAGGCCCTCCTCTCAG GGCGAGAGATGGTGGGGCCCACGCTGCCTGGATACCCACCCCACATCCCCACCAGTGGACAGGGCAGCTATGCCTCTTCTGCCATCGCAGGCATGGTGGCAg GAAGTGAATACTCTGGCAACGCCTATGGCCACACCCCCTACTCCTCCTACAGCGAGGCCTGGCGCTTCCCCAACTCCAGCTTGCTGA GTTCCCCATATTATTACAGTTCCACATCAAGGCCGAGTGCGCCGCCCACCACCGCCACGGCCTTTGACCATCTGTAG
- the PAX8 gene encoding paired box protein Pax-8 isoform X2, whose product MPHNSIRSGHGGLNQLGGAFVNGRPLPEVVRQRIVDLAHQGVRPCDISRQLRVSHGCVSKILGRYYETGSIRPGVIGGSKPKVATPKVVEKIGDYKRQNPTMFAWEIRDRLLAEGVCDNDTVPSVSSINRIIRTKVQQPFNLPMDSCVATKSLSPGHTLIPSSAVTPPESPQSDSLGSTYSINGLLGIAQPAGDGKRKMDDSDQDSCRLSIDSQGSGGPRKHLRTDAFSQHHLEPLECPFGQHYQEAHASPSHTKGEQGLYPLPLLNSALDDGKATLTPSSTPLGRNLSTHQPYPGVADPHSPFAIKQETPEVSSSSSTPSSLSSSAFLDLQQVASGVPAGASVPPFNAFPHAASVYGQFTGQALLSGREMVGPTLPGYPPHIPTSGQGSYASSAIAGMVAALPGCLTPHRPLTCLPPTGSEYSGNAYGHTPYSSYSEAWRFPNSSLLSSPYYYSSTSRPSAPPTTATAFDHL is encoded by the exons GCCATGGAGGGCTGAACCAGCTAGGAGGGGCCTTTGTGAATGGCAGGCCTCTGCCTGAAGTGGTGCGTCAGCGCATCGTGGACCTGGCCCACCAGGGCGTGAGGCCCTGCGACATTTCCCGCCAGCTCCGTGTCAGCCATGGCTGTGTCAGCAAGATCCTTGGCAG GTACTACGAGACTGGTAGCATCCGGCCTGGAGTGATAGGGGGCTCCAAGCCCAAGGTGGCCACCCCCAAGGTGGtggagaagattggagactacaAGCGGCAGAACCCTACCATGTTTGCCTGGGAGATCCGAGACCGGCTCCTGGCCGAGGGCGTCTGTGACAACGACACTGTGCCCAGTGTCAGCTCCATCAACAG AATCATTAGGACCAAAGTGCAGCAACCATTCAACCTCCCCATGGACAGCTGTGTGGCTACCAAATCCCTGAGCCCAGGACACACACTTA TCCCCAGCTCAGCCGTGACACCCCCAGAGTCACCCCAGTCGGATTCTTTGGGCTCCACCTACTCCATCAATGGGCTCCTGGGGATCGCTCAGCCTGCTGGCGATGGCAAGAGGAAGATGGATGACA GTGACCAGGACAGCTGCCGGCTGAGCATCGACTCCCAGGGCAGCGGTGGGCCCCGCAAGCACCTTCGCACGGACGCCTTCAGCCAGCACCATCTGGAGCCACTTGAGTGCCCCTTTGGGCAGCACTACCAGGAGGCCCACGCCTCCCCCAGCCACACCAAAGGCGAGCAG GGCCTCTACCCGCTGCCCTTGCTCAACAGCGCCCTGGACGACGGGAAGGCCACCCTGACCCCTTCCAGTACACCCTTGGGGCGCAACCTCTCAACTCACCAGCCCTATCCCGGGGTGGCAG aTCCTCATTCACCCTTCGCCATAAAGCAGGAAACCCCCGAGGTGTCCAGTTCTAGCTCCACCCCTTCCTCTTTATCTAGCTCCGCCTTTTTGGATCTGCAGCAAGTCGCCTCCGGGGTCCCAGCAGGTGCCTCGGTCCCACCCTTCAATGCCTTTCCCCATGCTGCCTCCGTGTACGGGCAGTTCACGGGCCAGGCCCTCCTCTCAG GGCGAGAGATGGTGGGGCCCACGCTGCCTGGATACCCACCCCACATCCCCACCAGTGGACAGGGCAGCTATGCCTCTTCTGCCATCGCAGGCATGGTGGCAg ccctgcctggctgcctgacACCTCACAGGCCTCTCACCTGCCTGCCTCCAACAGGAAGTGAATACTCTGGCAACGCCTATGGCCACACCCCCTACTCCTCCTACAGCGAGGCCTGGCGCTTCCCCAACTCCAGCTTGCTGA GTTCCCCATATTATTACAGTTCCACATCAAGGCCGAGTGCGCCGCCCACCACCGCCACGGCCTTTGACCATCTGTAG
- the PAX8 gene encoding paired box protein Pax-8 isoform X7: MPHNSIRSGHGGLNQLGGAFVNGRPLPEVVRQRIVDLAHQGVRPCDISRQLRVSHGCVSKILGSRYYETGSIRPGVIGGSKPKVATPKVVEKIGDYKRQNPTMFAWEIRDRLLAEGVCDNDTVPSVSSINRIIRTKVQQPFNLPMDSCVATKSLSPGHTLIPSSAVTPPESPQSDSLGSTYSINGLLGIAQPAGDGKRKMDDSDQDSCRLSIDSQGSGGPRKHLRTDAFSQHHLEPLECPFGQHYQEAHASPSHTKGEQGLYPLPLLNSALDDGKATLTPSSTPLGRNLSTHQPYPGVAGREMVGPTLPGYPPHIPTSGQGSYASSAIAGMVAGSEYSGNAYGHTPYSSYSEAWRFPNSSLLSSPYYYSSTSRPSAPPTTATAFDHL; encoded by the exons GCCATGGAGGGCTGAACCAGCTAGGAGGGGCCTTTGTGAATGGCAGGCCTCTGCCTGAAGTGGTGCGTCAGCGCATCGTGGACCTGGCCCACCAGGGCGTGAGGCCCTGCGACATTTCCCGCCAGCTCCGTGTCAGCCATGGCTGTGTCAGCAAGATCCTTGGCAG TAGGTACTACGAGACTGGTAGCATCCGGCCTGGAGTGATAGGGGGCTCCAAGCCCAAGGTGGCCACCCCCAAGGTGGtggagaagattggagactacaAGCGGCAGAACCCTACCATGTTTGCCTGGGAGATCCGAGACCGGCTCCTGGCCGAGGGCGTCTGTGACAACGACACTGTGCCCAGTGTCAGCTCCATCAACAG AATCATTAGGACCAAAGTGCAGCAACCATTCAACCTCCCCATGGACAGCTGTGTGGCTACCAAATCCCTGAGCCCAGGACACACACTTA TCCCCAGCTCAGCCGTGACACCCCCAGAGTCACCCCAGTCGGATTCTTTGGGCTCCACCTACTCCATCAATGGGCTCCTGGGGATCGCTCAGCCTGCTGGCGATGGCAAGAGGAAGATGGATGACA GTGACCAGGACAGCTGCCGGCTGAGCATCGACTCCCAGGGCAGCGGTGGGCCCCGCAAGCACCTTCGCACGGACGCCTTCAGCCAGCACCATCTGGAGCCACTTGAGTGCCCCTTTGGGCAGCACTACCAGGAGGCCCACGCCTCCCCCAGCCACACCAAAGGCGAGCAG GGCCTCTACCCGCTGCCCTTGCTCAACAGCGCCCTGGACGACGGGAAGGCCACCCTGACCCCTTCCAGTACACCCTTGGGGCGCAACCTCTCAACTCACCAGCCCTATCCCGGGGTGGCAG GGCGAGAGATGGTGGGGCCCACGCTGCCTGGATACCCACCCCACATCCCCACCAGTGGACAGGGCAGCTATGCCTCTTCTGCCATCGCAGGCATGGTGGCAg GAAGTGAATACTCTGGCAACGCCTATGGCCACACCCCCTACTCCTCCTACAGCGAGGCCTGGCGCTTCCCCAACTCCAGCTTGCTGA GTTCCCCATATTATTACAGTTCCACATCAAGGCCGAGTGCGCCGCCCACCACCGCCACGGCCTTTGACCATCTGTAG
- the PAX8 gene encoding paired box protein Pax-8 isoform X1, with amino-acid sequence MPHNSIRSGHGGLNQLGGAFVNGRPLPEVVRQRIVDLAHQGVRPCDISRQLRVSHGCVSKILGSRYYETGSIRPGVIGGSKPKVATPKVVEKIGDYKRQNPTMFAWEIRDRLLAEGVCDNDTVPSVSSINRIIRTKVQQPFNLPMDSCVATKSLSPGHTLIPSSAVTPPESPQSDSLGSTYSINGLLGIAQPAGDGKRKMDDSDQDSCRLSIDSQGSGGPRKHLRTDAFSQHHLEPLECPFGQHYQEAHASPSHTKGEQGLYPLPLLNSALDDGKATLTPSSTPLGRNLSTHQPYPGVADPHSPFAIKQETPEVSSSSSTPSSLSSSAFLDLQQVASGVPAGASVPPFNAFPHAASVYGQFTGQALLSGREMVGPTLPGYPPHIPTSGQGSYASSAIAGMVAALPGCLTPHRPLTCLPPTGSEYSGNAYGHTPYSSYSEAWRFPNSSLLSSPYYYSSTSRPSAPPTTATAFDHL; translated from the exons GCCATGGAGGGCTGAACCAGCTAGGAGGGGCCTTTGTGAATGGCAGGCCTCTGCCTGAAGTGGTGCGTCAGCGCATCGTGGACCTGGCCCACCAGGGCGTGAGGCCCTGCGACATTTCCCGCCAGCTCCGTGTCAGCCATGGCTGTGTCAGCAAGATCCTTGGCAG TAGGTACTACGAGACTGGTAGCATCCGGCCTGGAGTGATAGGGGGCTCCAAGCCCAAGGTGGCCACCCCCAAGGTGGtggagaagattggagactacaAGCGGCAGAACCCTACCATGTTTGCCTGGGAGATCCGAGACCGGCTCCTGGCCGAGGGCGTCTGTGACAACGACACTGTGCCCAGTGTCAGCTCCATCAACAG AATCATTAGGACCAAAGTGCAGCAACCATTCAACCTCCCCATGGACAGCTGTGTGGCTACCAAATCCCTGAGCCCAGGACACACACTTA TCCCCAGCTCAGCCGTGACACCCCCAGAGTCACCCCAGTCGGATTCTTTGGGCTCCACCTACTCCATCAATGGGCTCCTGGGGATCGCTCAGCCTGCTGGCGATGGCAAGAGGAAGATGGATGACA GTGACCAGGACAGCTGCCGGCTGAGCATCGACTCCCAGGGCAGCGGTGGGCCCCGCAAGCACCTTCGCACGGACGCCTTCAGCCAGCACCATCTGGAGCCACTTGAGTGCCCCTTTGGGCAGCACTACCAGGAGGCCCACGCCTCCCCCAGCCACACCAAAGGCGAGCAG GGCCTCTACCCGCTGCCCTTGCTCAACAGCGCCCTGGACGACGGGAAGGCCACCCTGACCCCTTCCAGTACACCCTTGGGGCGCAACCTCTCAACTCACCAGCCCTATCCCGGGGTGGCAG aTCCTCATTCACCCTTCGCCATAAAGCAGGAAACCCCCGAGGTGTCCAGTTCTAGCTCCACCCCTTCCTCTTTATCTAGCTCCGCCTTTTTGGATCTGCAGCAAGTCGCCTCCGGGGTCCCAGCAGGTGCCTCGGTCCCACCCTTCAATGCCTTTCCCCATGCTGCCTCCGTGTACGGGCAGTTCACGGGCCAGGCCCTCCTCTCAG GGCGAGAGATGGTGGGGCCCACGCTGCCTGGATACCCACCCCACATCCCCACCAGTGGACAGGGCAGCTATGCCTCTTCTGCCATCGCAGGCATGGTGGCAg ccctgcctggctgcctgacACCTCACAGGCCTCTCACCTGCCTGCCTCCAACAGGAAGTGAATACTCTGGCAACGCCTATGGCCACACCCCCTACTCCTCCTACAGCGAGGCCTGGCGCTTCCCCAACTCCAGCTTGCTGA GTTCCCCATATTATTACAGTTCCACATCAAGGCCGAGTGCGCCGCCCACCACCGCCACGGCCTTTGACCATCTGTAG
- the PAX8 gene encoding paired box protein Pax-8 isoform X4, whose protein sequence is MPHNSIRSGHGGLNQLGGAFVNGRPLPEVVRQRIVDLAHQGVRPCDISRQLRVSHGCVSKILGRYYETGSIRPGVIGGSKPKVATPKVVEKIGDYKRQNPTMFAWEIRDRLLAEGVCDNDTVPSVSSINRIIRTKVQQPFNLPMDSCVATKSLSPGHTLIPSSAVTPPESPQSDSLGSTYSINGLLGIAQPAGDGKRKMDDSDQDSCRLSIDSQGSGGPRKHLRTDAFSQHHLEPLECPFGQHYQEAHASPSHTKGEQGLYPLPLLNSALDDGKATLTPSSTPLGRNLSTHQPYPGVADPHSPFAIKQETPEVSSSSSTPSSLSSSAFLDLQQVASGVPAGASVPPFNAFPHAASVYGQFTGQALLSGREMVGPTLPGYPPHIPTSGQGSYASSAIAGMVAGSEYSGNAYGHTPYSSYSEAWRFPNSSLLSSPYYYSSTSRPSAPPTTATAFDHL, encoded by the exons GCCATGGAGGGCTGAACCAGCTAGGAGGGGCCTTTGTGAATGGCAGGCCTCTGCCTGAAGTGGTGCGTCAGCGCATCGTGGACCTGGCCCACCAGGGCGTGAGGCCCTGCGACATTTCCCGCCAGCTCCGTGTCAGCCATGGCTGTGTCAGCAAGATCCTTGGCAG GTACTACGAGACTGGTAGCATCCGGCCTGGAGTGATAGGGGGCTCCAAGCCCAAGGTGGCCACCCCCAAGGTGGtggagaagattggagactacaAGCGGCAGAACCCTACCATGTTTGCCTGGGAGATCCGAGACCGGCTCCTGGCCGAGGGCGTCTGTGACAACGACACTGTGCCCAGTGTCAGCTCCATCAACAG AATCATTAGGACCAAAGTGCAGCAACCATTCAACCTCCCCATGGACAGCTGTGTGGCTACCAAATCCCTGAGCCCAGGACACACACTTA TCCCCAGCTCAGCCGTGACACCCCCAGAGTCACCCCAGTCGGATTCTTTGGGCTCCACCTACTCCATCAATGGGCTCCTGGGGATCGCTCAGCCTGCTGGCGATGGCAAGAGGAAGATGGATGACA GTGACCAGGACAGCTGCCGGCTGAGCATCGACTCCCAGGGCAGCGGTGGGCCCCGCAAGCACCTTCGCACGGACGCCTTCAGCCAGCACCATCTGGAGCCACTTGAGTGCCCCTTTGGGCAGCACTACCAGGAGGCCCACGCCTCCCCCAGCCACACCAAAGGCGAGCAG GGCCTCTACCCGCTGCCCTTGCTCAACAGCGCCCTGGACGACGGGAAGGCCACCCTGACCCCTTCCAGTACACCCTTGGGGCGCAACCTCTCAACTCACCAGCCCTATCCCGGGGTGGCAG aTCCTCATTCACCCTTCGCCATAAAGCAGGAAACCCCCGAGGTGTCCAGTTCTAGCTCCACCCCTTCCTCTTTATCTAGCTCCGCCTTTTTGGATCTGCAGCAAGTCGCCTCCGGGGTCCCAGCAGGTGCCTCGGTCCCACCCTTCAATGCCTTTCCCCATGCTGCCTCCGTGTACGGGCAGTTCACGGGCCAGGCCCTCCTCTCAG GGCGAGAGATGGTGGGGCCCACGCTGCCTGGATACCCACCCCACATCCCCACCAGTGGACAGGGCAGCTATGCCTCTTCTGCCATCGCAGGCATGGTGGCAg GAAGTGAATACTCTGGCAACGCCTATGGCCACACCCCCTACTCCTCCTACAGCGAGGCCTGGCGCTTCCCCAACTCCAGCTTGCTGA GTTCCCCATATTATTACAGTTCCACATCAAGGCCGAGTGCGCCGCCCACCACCGCCACGGCCTTTGACCATCTGTAG
- the PAX8 gene encoding paired box protein Pax-8 isoform X5, which translates to MPHNSIRSGHGGLNQLGGAFVNGRPLPEVVRQRIVDLAHQGVRPCDISRQLRVSHGCVSKILGSRYYETGSIRPGVIGGSKPKVATPKVVEKIGDYKRQNPTMFAWEIRDRLLAEGVCDNDTVPSVSSINRIIRTKVQQPFNLPMDSCVATKSLSPGHTLIPSSAVTPPESPQSDSLGSTYSINGLLGIAQPAGDGKRKMDDSDQDSCRLSIDSQGSGGPRKHLRTDAFSQHHLEPLECPFGQHYQEAHASPSHTKGEQGLYPLPLLNSALDDGKATLTPSSTPLGRNLSTHQPYPGVAGREMVGPTLPGYPPHIPTSGQGSYASSAIAGMVAALPGCLTPHRPLTCLPPTGSEYSGNAYGHTPYSSYSEAWRFPNSSLLSSPYYYSSTSRPSAPPTTATAFDHL; encoded by the exons GCCATGGAGGGCTGAACCAGCTAGGAGGGGCCTTTGTGAATGGCAGGCCTCTGCCTGAAGTGGTGCGTCAGCGCATCGTGGACCTGGCCCACCAGGGCGTGAGGCCCTGCGACATTTCCCGCCAGCTCCGTGTCAGCCATGGCTGTGTCAGCAAGATCCTTGGCAG TAGGTACTACGAGACTGGTAGCATCCGGCCTGGAGTGATAGGGGGCTCCAAGCCCAAGGTGGCCACCCCCAAGGTGGtggagaagattggagactacaAGCGGCAGAACCCTACCATGTTTGCCTGGGAGATCCGAGACCGGCTCCTGGCCGAGGGCGTCTGTGACAACGACACTGTGCCCAGTGTCAGCTCCATCAACAG AATCATTAGGACCAAAGTGCAGCAACCATTCAACCTCCCCATGGACAGCTGTGTGGCTACCAAATCCCTGAGCCCAGGACACACACTTA TCCCCAGCTCAGCCGTGACACCCCCAGAGTCACCCCAGTCGGATTCTTTGGGCTCCACCTACTCCATCAATGGGCTCCTGGGGATCGCTCAGCCTGCTGGCGATGGCAAGAGGAAGATGGATGACA GTGACCAGGACAGCTGCCGGCTGAGCATCGACTCCCAGGGCAGCGGTGGGCCCCGCAAGCACCTTCGCACGGACGCCTTCAGCCAGCACCATCTGGAGCCACTTGAGTGCCCCTTTGGGCAGCACTACCAGGAGGCCCACGCCTCCCCCAGCCACACCAAAGGCGAGCAG GGCCTCTACCCGCTGCCCTTGCTCAACAGCGCCCTGGACGACGGGAAGGCCACCCTGACCCCTTCCAGTACACCCTTGGGGCGCAACCTCTCAACTCACCAGCCCTATCCCGGGGTGGCAG GGCGAGAGATGGTGGGGCCCACGCTGCCTGGATACCCACCCCACATCCCCACCAGTGGACAGGGCAGCTATGCCTCTTCTGCCATCGCAGGCATGGTGGCAg ccctgcctggctgcctgacACCTCACAGGCCTCTCACCTGCCTGCCTCCAACAGGAAGTGAATACTCTGGCAACGCCTATGGCCACACCCCCTACTCCTCCTACAGCGAGGCCTGGCGCTTCCCCAACTCCAGCTTGCTGA GTTCCCCATATTATTACAGTTCCACATCAAGGCCGAGTGCGCCGCCCACCACCGCCACGGCCTTTGACCATCTGTAG
- the PAX8 gene encoding paired box protein Pax-8 isoform X6 gives MPHNSIRSGHGGLNQLGGAFVNGRPLPEVVRQRIVDLAHQGVRPCDISRQLRVSHGCVSKILGSRYYETGSIRPGVIGGSKPKVATPKVVEKIGDYKRQNPTMFAWEIRDRLLAEGVCDNDTVPSVSSINRIIRTKVQQPFNLPMDSCVATKSLSPGHTLIPSSAVTPPESPQSDSLGSTYSINGLLGIAQPAGDGKRKMDDSDQDSCRLSIDSQGSGGPRKHLRTDAFSQHHLEPLECPFGQHYQEAHASPSHTKGEQGLYPLPLLNSALDDGKATLTPSSTPLGRNLSTHQPYPGVAAPPFWICSKSPPGSQQVPRSHPSMPFPMLPPCTGSSRARPSSQGERWWGPRCLDTHPTSPPVDRAAMPLLPSQAWWQEVNTLATPMATPPTPPTARPGASPTPAC, from the exons GCCATGGAGGGCTGAACCAGCTAGGAGGGGCCTTTGTGAATGGCAGGCCTCTGCCTGAAGTGGTGCGTCAGCGCATCGTGGACCTGGCCCACCAGGGCGTGAGGCCCTGCGACATTTCCCGCCAGCTCCGTGTCAGCCATGGCTGTGTCAGCAAGATCCTTGGCAG TAGGTACTACGAGACTGGTAGCATCCGGCCTGGAGTGATAGGGGGCTCCAAGCCCAAGGTGGCCACCCCCAAGGTGGtggagaagattggagactacaAGCGGCAGAACCCTACCATGTTTGCCTGGGAGATCCGAGACCGGCTCCTGGCCGAGGGCGTCTGTGACAACGACACTGTGCCCAGTGTCAGCTCCATCAACAG AATCATTAGGACCAAAGTGCAGCAACCATTCAACCTCCCCATGGACAGCTGTGTGGCTACCAAATCCCTGAGCCCAGGACACACACTTA TCCCCAGCTCAGCCGTGACACCCCCAGAGTCACCCCAGTCGGATTCTTTGGGCTCCACCTACTCCATCAATGGGCTCCTGGGGATCGCTCAGCCTGCTGGCGATGGCAAGAGGAAGATGGATGACA GTGACCAGGACAGCTGCCGGCTGAGCATCGACTCCCAGGGCAGCGGTGGGCCCCGCAAGCACCTTCGCACGGACGCCTTCAGCCAGCACCATCTGGAGCCACTTGAGTGCCCCTTTGGGCAGCACTACCAGGAGGCCCACGCCTCCCCCAGCCACACCAAAGGCGAGCAG GGCCTCTACCCGCTGCCCTTGCTCAACAGCGCCCTGGACGACGGGAAGGCCACCCTGACCCCTTCCAGTACACCCTTGGGGCGCAACCTCTCAACTCACCAGCCCTATCCCGGGGTGGCAG CTCCGCCTTTTTGGATCTGCAGCAAGTCGCCTCCGGGGTCCCAGCAGGTGCCTCGGTCCCACCCTTCAATGCCTTTCCCCATGCTGCCTCCGTGTACGGGCAGTTCACGGGCCAGGCCCTCCTCTCAG GGCGAGAGATGGTGGGGCCCACGCTGCCTGGATACCCACCCCACATCCCCACCAGTGGACAGGGCAGCTATGCCTCTTCTGCCATCGCAGGCATGGTGGCAg GAAGTGAATACTCTGGCAACGCCTATGGCCACACCCCCTACTCCTCCTACAGCGAGGCCTGGCGCTTCCCCAACTCCAGCTTGCTGA
- the PAX8 gene encoding paired box protein Pax-8 isoform X8 — translation MPHNSIRSGHGGLNQLGGAFVNGRPLPEVVRQRIVDLAHQGVRPCDISRQLRVSHGCVSKILGRYYETGSIRPGVIGGSKPKVATPKVVEKIGDYKRQNPTMFAWEIRDRLLAEGVCDNDTVPSVSSINRIIRTKVQQPFNLPMDSCVATKSLSPGHTLIPSSAVTPPESPQSDSLGSTYSINGLLGIAQPAGDGKRKMDDSDQDSCRLSIDSQGSGGPRKHLRTDAFSQHHLEPLECPFGQHYQEAHASPSHTKGEQGLYPLPLLNSALDDGKATLTPSSTPLGRNLSTHQPYPGVAAPPFWICSKSPPGSQQVPRSHPSMPFPMLPPCTGSSRARPSSQGERWWGPRCLDTHPTSPPVDRAAMPLLPSQAWWQEVNTLATPMATPPTPPTARPGASPTPAC, via the exons GCCATGGAGGGCTGAACCAGCTAGGAGGGGCCTTTGTGAATGGCAGGCCTCTGCCTGAAGTGGTGCGTCAGCGCATCGTGGACCTGGCCCACCAGGGCGTGAGGCCCTGCGACATTTCCCGCCAGCTCCGTGTCAGCCATGGCTGTGTCAGCAAGATCCTTGGCAG GTACTACGAGACTGGTAGCATCCGGCCTGGAGTGATAGGGGGCTCCAAGCCCAAGGTGGCCACCCCCAAGGTGGtggagaagattggagactacaAGCGGCAGAACCCTACCATGTTTGCCTGGGAGATCCGAGACCGGCTCCTGGCCGAGGGCGTCTGTGACAACGACACTGTGCCCAGTGTCAGCTCCATCAACAG AATCATTAGGACCAAAGTGCAGCAACCATTCAACCTCCCCATGGACAGCTGTGTGGCTACCAAATCCCTGAGCCCAGGACACACACTTA TCCCCAGCTCAGCCGTGACACCCCCAGAGTCACCCCAGTCGGATTCTTTGGGCTCCACCTACTCCATCAATGGGCTCCTGGGGATCGCTCAGCCTGCTGGCGATGGCAAGAGGAAGATGGATGACA GTGACCAGGACAGCTGCCGGCTGAGCATCGACTCCCAGGGCAGCGGTGGGCCCCGCAAGCACCTTCGCACGGACGCCTTCAGCCAGCACCATCTGGAGCCACTTGAGTGCCCCTTTGGGCAGCACTACCAGGAGGCCCACGCCTCCCCCAGCCACACCAAAGGCGAGCAG GGCCTCTACCCGCTGCCCTTGCTCAACAGCGCCCTGGACGACGGGAAGGCCACCCTGACCCCTTCCAGTACACCCTTGGGGCGCAACCTCTCAACTCACCAGCCCTATCCCGGGGTGGCAG CTCCGCCTTTTTGGATCTGCAGCAAGTCGCCTCCGGGGTCCCAGCAGGTGCCTCGGTCCCACCCTTCAATGCCTTTCCCCATGCTGCCTCCGTGTACGGGCAGTTCACGGGCCAGGCCCTCCTCTCAG GGCGAGAGATGGTGGGGCCCACGCTGCCTGGATACCCACCCCACATCCCCACCAGTGGACAGGGCAGCTATGCCTCTTCTGCCATCGCAGGCATGGTGGCAg GAAGTGAATACTCTGGCAACGCCTATGGCCACACCCCCTACTCCTCCTACAGCGAGGCCTGGCGCTTCCCCAACTCCAGCTTGCTGA